A genome region from Sphingobacteriaceae bacterium GW460-11-11-14-LB5 includes the following:
- a CDS encoding MazG-like protein has translation MSKENFDEIIRRSLEIRKKYHELEVLHHGSEWTVEEDALAYLTDAGLVGRNIMSEQQRWPKAGSEAELQHKLGENIWWLIVLAERSGIDIRDAVDKFLNKMDVALK, from the coding sequence ATGAGTAAAGAAAATTTTGACGAGATTATTCGTAGGTCTCTGGAAATAAGAAAAAAGTATCATGAACTGGAGGTGCTGCATCATGGAAGCGAGTGGACTGTGGAAGAAGATGCGTTGGCTTATTTGACTGATGCTGGGTTAGTGGGGCGCAACATTATGTCGGAACAGCAACGCTGGCCGAAAGCCGGTTCGGAGGCTGAATTGCAACATAAACTAGGCGAAAATATTTGGTGGTTGATTGTTTTAGCTGAAAGGTCTGGGATTGATATAAGAGATGCGGTTGATAAATTTTTGAACAAAATGGATGTTGCTTTAAAGTAG
- a CDS encoding MBL fold metallo-hydrolase translates to MKVTFLGTGTSQGVPVIACSCEVCLSADQRDNRLRTSILLETTDKTIVVDSGPDFRYQLLREKVKDLDAVLFTHEHKDHIAGLDDIRPFNYLLHKVIDVYATDRVQAALKREFYYIFAETKYHGLPQINLHTVTNGEDFKIGESTIVPFEVMHHLLPITGYRIGDFTYITDAKTISEQSFEKIKGTKILVLNALQKESHISHFTLNEAIAFAERVGAERTYLTHISHNLGKHADVEKNLPAQIRLAYDGLKIEI, encoded by the coding sequence ATGAAAGTTACTTTTTTAGGCACTGGTACATCACAAGGCGTTCCTGTAATTGCATGTAGTTGCGAAGTTTGTTTATCTGCCGATCAAAGAGATAACCGGTTAAGGACATCGATTTTACTCGAAACAACTGATAAAACCATCGTGGTAGATAGCGGACCAGATTTCCGTTACCAGCTCTTGCGCGAAAAGGTAAAAGACCTGGATGCTGTTCTGTTTACACACGAACATAAAGATCATATTGCCGGTCTGGATGATATTAGGCCATTTAATTACCTGCTCCACAAGGTAATTGATGTTTATGCCACTGATCGGGTGCAGGCAGCTTTGAAAAGGGAGTTTTATTACATTTTTGCCGAAACCAAATACCATGGTTTGCCACAGATTAATCTTCATACGGTAACCAATGGCGAAGATTTTAAAATCGGCGAAAGCACGATAGTTCCTTTTGAAGTGATGCATCATTTATTACCCATTACTGGCTACCGGATTGGCGATTTTACATACATTACCGATGCCAAAACCATATCGGAGCAAAGTTTTGAAAAAATAAAGGGAACCAAGATTTTGGTGTTGAATGCTTTACAGAAAGAGTCGCACATTTCTCATTTTACCTTAAACGAGGCCATTGCTTTTGCCGAAAGGGTAGGTGCAGAACGTACTTATTTAACACACATCAGTCATAACCTGGGTAAACATGCCGATGTGGAAAAGAATTTACCTGCGCAAATCCGATTGGCTTATGATGGTTTGAAAATAGAAATTTAA
- a CDS encoding AraC family transcriptional regulator, with amino-acid sequence MKKQPVIFSSLSQLHKAMGQAAPSHPLISVMNYGDAKFDPRDFEQGIILDFYKISFKTSFSGALKYGLGYYDFESGGMSFIAPGQLLKMQDEEADYSGMTLHIHPDFIRHYSLNTQIKQYGFFGYSAAEALYLSEKEKATILSIYRFIQEELSERIDKFSQDVIISQIELLLNYANRFYDRQFLTRKAVTHDLLARLEQQLEDYFKGEGSLIKGLPAVNAVAENLNVTPRYLSDLLRNLVGLNTQQFIHEKVIEKAKEYLAKDEFSIAEIAYHLGFEHPQSFNKLFKSKTSFSPSEYKKSLLN; translated from the coding sequence ATGAAAAAACAGCCCGTCATATTCAGTTCGTTATCACAATTGCATAAGGCAATGGGTCAAGCTGCTCCATCGCATCCGCTCATCAGTGTAATGAATTATGGAGATGCAAAGTTTGATCCAAGGGATTTTGAACAGGGTATTATATTAGACTTTTACAAGATATCATTTAAGACAAGCTTTTCCGGAGCGCTGAAATATGGTCTGGGATATTATGATTTTGAATCAGGTGGAATGTCATTCATAGCCCCCGGACAGCTATTGAAAATGCAGGACGAAGAAGCAGATTATAGTGGGATGACACTTCACATCCATCCCGATTTCATTCGACATTATTCGTTAAATACGCAGATCAAACAATATGGTTTTTTCGGATACTCAGCAGCCGAGGCTCTTTATCTTTCCGAGAAGGAAAAAGCAACCATTCTGAGTATTTACAGATTTATTCAGGAGGAGCTGAGCGAACGCATTGATAAATTCAGTCAGGATGTAATCATTTCACAAATTGAACTTTTGCTCAATTACGCCAACCGCTTTTATGACCGGCAGTTCCTGACCAGGAAGGCTGTAACCCATGACTTGCTTGCCAGATTAGAACAGCAATTGGAAGACTATTTCAAAGGAGAGGGTTCTTTGATTAAAGGACTTCCTGCCGTAAATGCGGTAGCCGAAAATCTAAATGTAACACCAAGATATTTGAGTGATCTGCTGCGAAATCTGGTCGGATTAAATACCCAACAGTTTATCCATGAAAAGGTGATTGAAAAAGCCAAGGAATATCTTGCAAAAGATGAATTTAGCATAGCTGAGATTGCTTATCATTTAGGCTTTGAACACCCTCAGTCATTCAATAAGTTATTTAAAAGCAAGACTTCTTTTTCCCCTTCAGAATACAAAAAGAGTTTATTGAACTAA
- a CDS encoding DNA-binding response regulator: MRAILIDDEISNLENLQALLEKHCPQVSIMATAQNVSDAVTAIEKHLPHLVFLDIQMGEQIGFEVLKLLPARDFEVIFVTAYDQYGIQAVKFAALDYLLKPIDIEELINAVSKAEAKLTKPIPNLQLDFLLQQLKKPETNVSKIALQMQGEIRYVTLSEIIRCEADNTYTHFFLSGDEKILVSKSLKEYADLLRPNGFLRTHQSHLVNPKYVKSWLKEDGGILLLTSGEKIPISKPNKDTVKQALQRL, encoded by the coding sequence ATGAGGGCAATTTTAATAGACGACGAAATTTCCAACTTAGAAAACCTGCAGGCATTGCTAGAAAAGCATTGTCCGCAGGTAAGCATAATGGCTACAGCGCAAAATGTAAGTGATGCCGTTACTGCTATTGAAAAACATCTGCCTCATTTAGTGTTCCTGGATATTCAAATGGGCGAGCAAATCGGTTTTGAGGTATTAAAACTACTACCAGCACGTGATTTCGAAGTTATTTTTGTAACTGCTTACGATCAATATGGCATACAGGCTGTAAAATTTGCCGCCTTAGATTATCTTTTAAAACCCATTGATATTGAAGAATTGATAAATGCGGTAAGTAAAGCTGAAGCTAAATTGACCAAGCCAATACCAAATCTACAACTCGATTTTTTACTACAACAACTCAAAAAGCCAGAAACGAATGTGAGCAAAATTGCCCTACAGATGCAAGGCGAAATCAGGTATGTTACTTTATCAGAAATTATACGTTGTGAGGCAGACAATACTTATACCCACTTTTTCCTTTCGGGTGATGAAAAAATATTAGTTTCTAAATCACTAAAAGAATATGCAGATTTATTGCGTCCTAACGGATTTTTAAGAACGCACCAAAGCCATTTAGTAAATCCAAAGTATGTAAAAAGCTGGTTAAAAGAAGATGGTGGTATTTTACTCTTAACATCAGGAGAAAAAATACCCATTTCTAAGCCCAACAAGGACACCGTAAAACAAGCCTTGCAACGACTCTAA
- a CDS encoding carbonic anhydrase: MKRLFLFFFLFTATLLSACKQSESEVKTNPVNSEDTLVIATEDILTADILTKEQQAKLNPIDVLNRLKKGNLDFTKDNLTIRNTTERVRKASLGQYPKAVILSCLDSRVPVEDVFHSGIGNLFVVRVAGNIINDDVLGSMEYACKVSGAKLVLVLGHEYCGAIKSAIDGVKLGNITTLLQKINPAVNAAKASFHGNAVSSNPAFVEAVCDENVKWAIQEILSKSPILKEMESKGEIMIKGGVYNMNSGKVEIFESGK; the protein is encoded by the coding sequence ATGAAGCGCTTATTTTTATTCTTTTTCTTATTTACGGCGACGCTGTTAAGTGCATGCAAACAAAGTGAATCTGAGGTGAAAACCAATCCGGTTAATAGCGAAGATACACTGGTAATTGCTACCGAAGATATTTTGACCGCTGATATTTTAACAAAAGAGCAGCAGGCAAAACTTAATCCGATAGACGTGCTTAACAGGTTAAAAAAAGGCAACCTCGATTTTACAAAAGATAATCTAACCATACGTAATACTACTGAAAGAGTAAGGAAAGCATCTCTTGGACAATACCCCAAAGCCGTTATACTTTCCTGCCTAGATTCGAGAGTGCCGGTAGAAGATGTATTTCACAGTGGCATAGGCAACCTTTTTGTGGTTAGGGTAGCTGGAAATATCATCAATGATGATGTTCTGGGGAGTATGGAATATGCCTGTAAGGTTTCAGGTGCAAAACTTGTGCTTGTTTTGGGACACGAATATTGCGGCGCAATTAAGTCTGCTATAGATGGTGTTAAGCTTGGGAATATCACCACATTACTTCAAAAAATTAACCCGGCGGTTAATGCTGCGAAAGCTTCATTTCACGGTAACGCTGTTTCTTCAAATCCTGCTTTTGTAGAAGCCGTTTGCGATGAGAACGTAAAATGGGCTATTCAGGAGATTCTGAGTAAAAGCCCGATATTAAAAGAAATGGAATCAAAAGGCGAAATCATGATTAAAGGAGGTGTTTATAACATGAATTCGGGTAAGGTCGAAATATTTGAGTCAGGTAAATAG
- a CDS encoding gliding motility protein, with protein sequence MKKLISALMVVVAFTTSTYAQTDAKAKAILAEVSKKYKSYNIVKTDFTFTLDNPKAKVKETQQGTLYVKANSNKYKVAMTNQELFSDGKSQWTYLKKDKEVQVSNVDNSGDAINPAKIFTVYEKGFKYVYTGEEKSGAKTYQMIDLTPVDAKKSIFKVRLSIDKAAKQIANVVLFDKNGNKYTYNVKTFSPNVNVPETTFAFDAKKYPGVEVVDLR encoded by the coding sequence ATGAAGAAATTAATTTCAGCATTAATGGTTGTAGTTGCTTTTACAACTTCAACTTATGCTCAAACTGATGCGAAAGCTAAAGCCATTTTAGCAGAGGTGAGTAAAAAATACAAATCGTATAATATTGTAAAAACAGATTTTACCTTCACTTTGGATAATCCAAAAGCTAAAGTAAAAGAAACCCAGCAAGGTACTTTGTATGTTAAAGCCAATTCGAATAAGTATAAAGTAGCCATGACTAACCAGGAGTTATTTAGTGATGGTAAAAGCCAATGGACTTATTTGAAAAAAGACAAAGAGGTGCAAGTAAGCAATGTAGATAATAGTGGTGATGCCATTAATCCGGCTAAAATTTTTACGGTTTACGAAAAAGGATTTAAATATGTGTACACTGGCGAAGAAAAATCAGGTGCTAAAACTTATCAAATGATTGATTTAACACCGGTTGATGCTAAAAAATCGATTTTTAAAGTTCGTTTAAGTATCGATAAAGCCGCTAAACAAATTGCCAATGTGGTGTTATTCGATAAAAACGGTAACAAATACACGTACAACGTAAAAACTTTTTCACCAAATGTAAACGTACCTGAAACTACTTTTGCTTTCGATGCCAAGAAATATCCTGGTGTTGAGGTAGTAGATTTAAGATAA
- a CDS encoding sensor histidine kinase gives MKKITLILLSFFIALSTVNAQKGINFNRTYPGGGKLLICVDSSVKKVYYDNVFPNQPHTSFNYLPEVNNLSISINFRKNINIQHYRYTILEDNKPIVVNKPIDMAQLKDTHAGGDEEVFSSTTLGIFHIKGKTITTLIYSIEKPLDIDKSVFYGKSIPKAKIKGFSKLTKDEKGFKYSWITDPKERTNFTFAKNDLELQIVKDKSDIDYLYYTSIKDKKTNKIIFESTSWQYGGLIEEHDFLPNLKIDKNIFKKSGDYEIIIQPSAFIRYNMPPKEIEKYTARYMLAITLDEENYTKKELYSYALIAAFIIGLNFLLILHAIKKRNKKKLAENEQQKNTAKLQLNSIRSQLNPHFLFNALSGIQNLMNKNEIDNANKYLSKFARLTRNVLDDKELISLSQEKTLLDDYLQMEQLRFGFKYEIYYSDNLALENVEIPSMLLQPFVENAVKHGISKKGTDGKIMITFTKQANDLVLTVADNGNGFNIEKKNNGLGLQLSDSRIKLLNSIYKENRFILATQSTAKGTEISLTLTDWL, from the coding sequence ATGAAAAAGATAACCCTCATATTGCTCAGCTTCTTTATTGCGCTATCTACCGTAAATGCACAAAAAGGCATCAACTTTAACCGCACTTACCCTGGCGGGGGAAAACTACTCATTTGTGTAGATAGTTCAGTCAAAAAAGTCTACTATGACAATGTATTCCCCAATCAACCTCATACGTCTTTTAATTATTTACCTGAAGTAAACAATTTAAGTATCTCGATTAATTTTAGAAAGAATATTAATATACAGCACTATCGGTACACCATTTTGGAAGATAATAAACCAATCGTGGTAAATAAGCCGATCGACATGGCACAACTGAAAGATACCCATGCCGGAGGTGATGAAGAAGTATTCAGTTCAACAACACTTGGCATTTTCCATATAAAAGGCAAAACGATTACAACATTAATTTATAGTATCGAAAAACCTCTGGATATTGACAAATCTGTTTTTTATGGAAAGTCTATTCCCAAAGCAAAAATCAAAGGTTTTTCTAAGCTTACAAAAGATGAAAAGGGTTTTAAATACAGCTGGATAACCGACCCAAAAGAAAGAACAAATTTTACTTTTGCTAAAAATGACCTGGAATTACAAATTGTAAAAGACAAATCGGATATTGATTATCTATACTATACCTCAATAAAAGACAAAAAAACGAATAAAATCATTTTCGAATCAACTTCCTGGCAATATGGTGGCTTAATTGAAGAACATGACTTTTTACCTAACCTAAAGATCGATAAAAACATTTTCAAAAAATCGGGAGATTACGAAATTATTATTCAGCCATCAGCATTTATTCGATATAACATGCCGCCAAAAGAAATCGAAAAATATACGGCCAGATATATGCTTGCTATCACTTTAGATGAAGAAAACTATACCAAAAAAGAGCTTTATAGCTATGCGTTAATTGCAGCATTTATTATCGGTTTAAATTTTTTACTTATACTTCACGCTATCAAAAAAAGAAACAAAAAAAAGCTGGCCGAAAATGAGCAGCAAAAAAACACGGCAAAGCTTCAGCTTAACTCCATTCGTTCCCAATTAAACCCTCATTTTCTGTTTAATGCACTCTCGGGCATTCAAAATTTAATGAACAAAAACGAAATAGACAATGCCAATAAATACCTTTCTAAATTTGCCCGGTTAACGCGTAACGTACTTGATGATAAAGAACTGATTAGTTTATCGCAGGAAAAAACGCTGCTAGACGATTATCTACAAATGGAGCAATTGCGCTTTGGCTTTAAATACGAAATTTACTACTCCGATAATTTAGCTTTAGAGAACGTAGAAATACCAAGTATGCTGCTACAACCTTTTGTAGAAAATGCGGTGAAGCATGGTATATCGAAAAAGGGCACAGATGGAAAAATTATGATCACATTTACTAAACAAGCGAATGATTTAGTGCTAACTGTTGCCGACAATGGAAATGGATTTAACATAGAAAAAAAGAACAATGGCCTGGGTCTTCAATTGAGCGATAGTAGAATAAAACTCTTAAATAGTATTTATAAAGAAAATCGCTTTATTTTAGCCACACAATCAACCGCTAAGGGCACTGAAATAAGTTTAACACTGACCGATTGGCTATAG
- a CDS encoding serine hydrolase, translated as MRTCLFSFFIPIIKFNQVDDIKRLDGSTVSVAEINTTVKRLMDAANVQGLNLAILNHNKTVFVKSYGFRNKPQHTMLDTATIVYGASLSKAVFGYLMMKLVEEKAIDLDKPLYKYLKKPVPDYEYFSDLKNDDRWKLITARMCLSHTSGLPNVRWFNPTEAAPLFDSLGVIKIYFDPGSKYAYSGEGFKLLQLTVEEICGKNIDELAQEKIFKPLGMARTGYIWHDSFGDDNVAVGHMDNGDIDSKRKRTEPVSGGSMVTSIADYAKFIENVMQQKGLSKKMYHEMFSPQITIHSKTQFPPVSTETTTENDAIHLSYGLGWGLFNCKYGKAFFKEGNGGAWKNYNINFIDKGISVIITTNSENGEKIYQELLETILGETCIPWKWQGYVPYNYKKQE; from the coding sequence ATGCGCACTTGCTTATTTTCTTTTTTTATTCCAATTATTAAATTCAATCAGGTCGATGATATTAAAAGATTGGATGGAAGCACGGTATCAGTTGCAGAGATTAACACTACGGTAAAAAGGCTGATGGATGCAGCGAATGTTCAGGGGTTAAATCTGGCTATACTAAACCACAATAAAACGGTATTCGTTAAATCTTATGGTTTTAGAAACAAACCGCAGCACACCATGTTAGATACCGCGACAATTGTATATGGAGCATCTTTGAGTAAAGCTGTTTTTGGATACTTAATGATGAAATTGGTGGAGGAAAAAGCGATTGACCTGGATAAACCGCTTTATAAATACCTGAAAAAGCCAGTGCCAGATTATGAATATTTCTCTGATTTAAAAAATGATGACCGTTGGAAATTAATTACGGCAAGAATGTGCCTGAGCCACACCTCAGGCCTGCCGAATGTAAGATGGTTTAATCCCACAGAAGCAGCTCCCTTATTTGATTCGCTCGGTGTGATTAAAATTTATTTTGATCCGGGAAGCAAATATGCTTACTCTGGTGAGGGGTTTAAACTTTTACAGCTAACGGTAGAAGAAATATGCGGAAAAAATATAGACGAGTTGGCTCAGGAAAAAATATTTAAACCACTGGGTATGGCGCGTACCGGATACATATGGCACGATTCATTTGGTGATGATAATGTAGCGGTGGGGCATATGGATAATGGTGATATAGATTCGAAAAGGAAGCGTACCGAACCAGTTTCAGGAGGATCAATGGTCACAAGCATTGCTGACTATGCAAAATTTATAGAAAATGTGATGCAGCAAAAAGGTTTAAGTAAAAAAATGTATCATGAAATGTTTTCTCCACAGATCACGATCCATTCCAAAACACAGTTCCCGCCCGTTAGTACTGAAACAACAACCGAAAATGATGCCATACACTTATCTTATGGACTAGGTTGGGGTTTGTTCAATTGTAAATATGGAAAAGCATTTTTTAAAGAGGGAAATGGCGGGGCCTGGAAAAATTACAATATTAATTTTATAGACAAAGGGATTTCGGTCATTATTACGACCAATAGCGAAAATGGTGAAAAGATATATCAGGAACTTTTAGAAACCATACTCGGCGAAACCTGCATACCCTGGAAATGGCAGGGTTATGTGCCTTACAATTACAAAAAACAGGAGTAA
- a CDS encoding short-chain dehydrogenase/reductase, translating into MQKTIFITGASSGLGKATAELFHAKGWSVIATMRNPEKESKLKELPNVTLVKLDVTDAAAIQKTVSTILQSYAVDVVLNNAGYGLIGPLEALKDEQILSQVQTNLFGVINVTRAFLPYFRESRSGSFINVTSTFGLLGYPTCSIYNATKFAVDGFSEGLAYELAQFGIKVKVVAPGGMQTDFAGRSLQGGMHEAYTQLVAKVSEGYSEEQIANYSKADDVAQIIYEAATDDKKQLRYIAGNDAIGLYKERLELTPEGQFEKIRSQFIF; encoded by the coding sequence ATGCAAAAGACAATTTTTATCACTGGGGCCTCATCAGGGCTAGGTAAAGCAACAGCTGAATTATTTCATGCAAAAGGCTGGAGCGTGATCGCAACCATGCGAAATCCTGAAAAGGAAAGTAAACTTAAAGAGCTTCCAAACGTAACCTTGGTGAAATTGGATGTTACTGACGCTGCAGCAATTCAAAAAACAGTTTCGACTATTTTACAATCCTATGCTGTTGATGTTGTGCTAAACAATGCCGGTTACGGTCTGATAGGTCCGTTGGAAGCTTTGAAAGACGAGCAAATTCTATCGCAGGTGCAGACCAATCTGTTTGGTGTGATCAATGTAACCAGAGCATTTCTTCCTTACTTTAGAGAAAGCAGAAGTGGAAGCTTTATCAATGTTACCAGTACATTTGGATTATTGGGCTATCCTACCTGTTCGATTTATAATGCGACCAAATTCGCTGTAGATGGTTTTTCAGAGGGGCTGGCTTACGAATTGGCACAATTTGGGATCAAAGTTAAAGTGGTGGCGCCAGGAGGAATGCAGACTGATTTTGCAGGAAGGTCTTTACAGGGTGGAATGCACGAAGCATACACTCAACTAGTAGCAAAAGTTAGTGAAGGCTATAGCGAGGAGCAGATTGCCAATTATTCAAAAGCAGACGACGTAGCCCAGATTATTTATGAAGCAGCCACTGATGACAAAAAACAGCTCAGGTATATAGCAGGCAATGATGCTATCGGTCTGTACAAGGAACGTTTGGAATTGACGCCCGAAGGGCAATTCGAAAAAATACGTTCGCAATTTATATTTTAG